One region of Cystobacter ferrugineus genomic DNA includes:
- a CDS encoding LysM peptidoglycan-binding domain-containing protein, producing the protein MNVQLEKFLAVARSQVGYRSSRMPNGLPRTKYGAWYGLQHEYCAMFVSWCAAKSGNGAAFRKRALVQALIDDFRRKRRFGAKPRVGALVCFDWMPGRPGGNHVGIVVQVKKGHILTIEGNTGKPNGVHQRIRKASITGYCYPPFTDRARPRPKPPLPGGPVPKPAASLTYTTKPGDTLSAISNRFKVPGGWKELARVNRISNPSLLRVGVKLVIPGGRAPPAPAKRAVQIWRTVVPGDNLSTLSKRFGVPVTTLLARNKGGPGQGQIKNPSLLVVGQRIRIK; encoded by the coding sequence ATGAACGTCCAACTCGAGAAGTTCCTGGCCGTGGCGCGGTCGCAGGTCGGTTACCGCTCCTCCCGGATGCCGAATGGATTACCGCGCACGAAATATGGCGCGTGGTACGGCCTCCAGCACGAGTACTGCGCGATGTTCGTGTCGTGGTGTGCCGCCAAGTCCGGGAACGGCGCGGCGTTCCGGAAGCGAGCGTTGGTGCAGGCGCTCATCGACGATTTCAGGAGGAAGCGGCGATTCGGCGCGAAGCCGCGCGTCGGCGCGCTGGTGTGCTTCGACTGGATGCCTGGAAGACCCGGGGGCAACCACGTTGGGATCGTGGTCCAGGTGAAGAAGGGCCACATCCTCACGATCGAGGGCAACACCGGCAAACCGAACGGCGTCCACCAGCGCATCCGAAAAGCAAGCATCACGGGTTACTGCTACCCGCCGTTCACCGACCGCGCCAGGCCCCGTCCGAAGCCGCCTCTGCCTGGCGGTCCAGTGCCCAAACCCGCGGCCTCGCTGACCTACACCACGAAGCCGGGCGACACGCTCTCGGCCATCTCCAACCGCTTCAAGGTGCCTGGTGGCTGGAAGGAGCTCGCGCGGGTCAACCGGATCAGCAACCCCAGCCTGCTTCGGGTGGGCGTCAAGCTGGTGATTCCCGGCGGCAGGGCGCCCCCCGCGCCGGCCAAGAGGGCCGTGCAGATCTGGCGCACGGTGGTCCCGGGCGACAACCTCTCGACGCTCTCCAAGCGCTTTGGCGTGCCGGTCACCACCCTGCTCGCGCGCAACAAGGGTGGGCCGGGTCAGGGGCAGATCAAGAACCCAAGCCTGCTGGTGGTCGGTCAGCGCATCCGTATCAAGTGA
- a CDS encoding LysR family transcriptional regulator, protein MSLDLDALKVFVRVAELRSFTQAAHQLGMPKARASAHVQKLEAELGTQLLQRSTRVVRPTPEGEQLLKRAHGLLAEAEEIAALFHASRALRGRVRVELPVLIAREFVIPRLPELLARHPQLQLDICASDRLVAAVREGFDLVLRVGPVNEPGLVGRRIGEAPMMNCASPSYLRQHGTPRTLDDLRDHFVVHYATDPVPVFEYFDGKTYKELPMRSVVTVDNFDVYEAACIAGLGIVQVPRPGLERHANKLVEILPEFIARPVPITLLHTHGRSVPRRVRAVMTWLMELLSPTVGELVRAR, encoded by the coding sequence ATGAGCCTTGACCTCGACGCCCTCAAGGTCTTCGTCCGGGTGGCGGAGCTGCGGAGCTTCACGCAGGCCGCTCACCAGCTCGGCATGCCCAAGGCACGCGCGTCCGCGCACGTGCAGAAGCTCGAAGCCGAGCTTGGAACGCAGCTCCTCCAGCGCTCGACTCGCGTCGTGCGCCCCACACCCGAGGGGGAGCAACTCCTGAAGCGTGCCCACGGTCTTCTCGCGGAGGCCGAGGAAATCGCGGCGCTCTTTCATGCGAGCCGTGCGTTGCGTGGACGGGTGCGCGTGGAACTCCCCGTCCTCATTGCGCGCGAGTTCGTCATTCCTCGGTTGCCCGAGCTGCTCGCGCGCCATCCGCAGCTCCAGTTGGACATCTGCGCGAGCGACCGACTCGTGGCGGCGGTGCGCGAGGGGTTCGATCTCGTGCTGCGCGTGGGGCCGGTCAACGAACCGGGGCTCGTCGGGCGCCGCATCGGCGAGGCGCCGATGATGAACTGCGCGAGCCCTTCGTACCTGCGCCAGCATGGAACTCCGCGCACGCTGGACGATCTGCGCGACCACTTCGTCGTCCACTACGCAACCGACCCGGTCCCGGTCTTCGAGTACTTCGACGGCAAGACGTACAAGGAGCTACCGATGCGCAGCGTGGTGACCGTCGACAACTTCGACGTGTATGAGGCGGCGTGCATCGCGGGCCTGGGCATCGTGCAGGTGCCGCGACCCGGGCTGGAGCGGCACGCGAACAAGCTCGTCGAGATTCTGCCGGAGTTCATCGCACGACCGGTGCCCATCACGCTGCTGCACACGCACGGGCGCTCGGTGCCGCGTCGCGTGCGCGCCGTGATGACCTGGCTGATGGAGTTGCTGTCGCCCACCGTCGGCGAACTCGTGCGAGCCCGGTGA
- a CDS encoding SDR family oxidoreductase, with translation MTQWTTSDIPSQKGRSAVITGTGGLGLEDALELARTGGEIIIAGRNPQKGADAVARIRSEVPSANVRFEQVDLASLESVADFAARLKGQRGSLDLLINNAAVMTPPRRQTTSDGFELQFGTNHLGHFALTAHLMPLLRNGTNARVVTLSSVAARDGAIDFDDLHATRSYQPMRAYGQSKLACLLFAFELQRRSEANRWGVSSIAAHPGISRTDLLHNAPGRWSAAGMTRTLMWFMFQPASQGALPTLFAATSPEARAGAYYGPDKMNEMRGFPALAKVPPRAEDRTAAERLWRVSEALTRVTFQ, from the coding sequence ATGACCCAGTGGACAACTTCCGACATTCCTTCTCAGAAGGGCCGTTCGGCCGTCATCACCGGTACCGGAGGTCTCGGACTCGAGGATGCCCTCGAACTTGCACGGACAGGCGGTGAGATCATCATCGCGGGCCGCAATCCGCAGAAAGGCGCGGATGCTGTCGCGAGAATCCGATCCGAAGTCCCCTCCGCGAATGTCCGGTTCGAGCAGGTCGATCTCGCCAGCCTCGAGTCCGTCGCCGACTTCGCCGCGCGGCTGAAGGGGCAGCGAGGGAGTCTCGATCTGTTGATCAACAACGCCGCCGTGATGACCCCGCCGAGGCGGCAGACAACCTCGGATGGCTTCGAGCTGCAGTTCGGCACCAACCATCTCGGCCACTTCGCCCTGACGGCCCACCTCATGCCGCTGCTGCGCAATGGGACGAACGCGCGCGTCGTCACGCTGTCGAGCGTTGCCGCGCGGGACGGCGCGATCGACTTCGACGATCTGCACGCGACGCGGAGCTACCAGCCGATGCGGGCCTATGGTCAGTCGAAGCTCGCCTGCCTGCTCTTCGCCTTCGAGCTGCAGCGGCGCAGCGAGGCGAATCGGTGGGGTGTCTCCAGCATCGCCGCGCACCCCGGCATCTCGCGCACCGACCTGCTGCACAACGCTCCCGGCCGTTGGAGTGCCGCCGGCATGACGCGGACGCTCATGTGGTTCATGTTCCAGCCCGCGTCGCAGGGTGCGCTCCCCACGCTCTTCGCCGCGACCTCGCCCGAGGCGAGGGCCGGCGCCTACTACGGCCCCGACAAGATGAACGAAATGCGTGGCTTTCCCGCGCTGGCGAAGGTTCCTCCGCGAGCGGAAGACAGAACGGCTGCCGAACGCCTCTGGCGCGTGTCCGAGGCGCTCACCCGCGTCACCTTTCAATGA
- a CDS encoding NADP-dependent oxidoreductase has product MASSIPDKMKAAALDHFGGPEVLGIKSMSVPACGDDEILIRVAVAGIGVWDHLEREGEMKDMVPGGPHFPYVPGTDGAGEVIAVGKNVKDRKVGDAVYGIAFLSPKGGFYAEYVAVKAEHAAKVPKGLKVEEAAALGGDGVTAIQGLEDHLQLESGQKLLLFGASGGLGHLALQLARRMGAKVLAVASGEDGVELVRRLGADAVVDGKRGDVEKACRDFAPEGFDAALVLAKGDAAEPLLRHVRKGGRIAYPNGVEPAPKGPEGVETKAYDGIPNLQSLERINELVEAGPFHMEIGRVYALEEAAKAQQEVLKHHLGKFVMRIN; this is encoded by the coding sequence ATGGCATCGTCCATTCCCGACAAGATGAAGGCCGCGGCGCTCGACCACTTCGGCGGCCCAGAGGTGCTGGGTATCAAGTCCATGTCCGTGCCTGCCTGTGGCGACGACGAAATCCTCATCCGCGTCGCGGTGGCGGGGATCGGAGTCTGGGACCACCTGGAGCGCGAAGGCGAAATGAAGGACATGGTCCCCGGCGGGCCCCACTTCCCGTACGTGCCCGGCACCGACGGAGCGGGGGAAGTCATCGCCGTGGGCAAGAACGTGAAGGACCGCAAGGTCGGCGACGCCGTCTACGGCATCGCGTTCCTGAGTCCCAAGGGAGGCTTCTACGCGGAGTACGTCGCGGTGAAGGCGGAGCATGCGGCGAAGGTGCCCAAGGGGCTGAAGGTGGAAGAGGCCGCGGCGCTCGGGGGGGATGGTGTCACGGCCATCCAGGGCCTGGAGGACCATCTCCAGCTCGAGTCCGGGCAAAAGCTGCTGCTCTTCGGAGCCAGTGGAGGCCTGGGGCACCTCGCGCTGCAACTGGCCCGGAGGATGGGGGCGAAGGTGCTGGCGGTCGCCTCCGGCGAGGACGGCGTGGAGTTGGTCAGGAGGCTGGGCGCCGACGCGGTGGTGGACGGCAAACGGGGAGACGTGGAGAAGGCCTGCCGCGACTTCGCGCCGGAAGGCTTCGACGCCGCGCTGGTGCTGGCGAAGGGTGACGCCGCCGAGCCCCTGCTCCGCCACGTCCGCAAGGGAGGGCGCATCGCGTACCCGAACGGCGTGGAGCCCGCGCCGAAAGGGCCCGAAGGGGTTGAGACGAAGGCCTACGACGGCATCCCCAACCTCCAGTCCCTCGAACGCATCAACGAGCTGGTCGAAGCCGGCCCCTTCCACATGGAGATTGGCCGCGTCTACGCGCTGGAGGAGGCGGCGAAGGCGCAGCAGGAGGTGCTCAAGCACCACCTGGGCAAGTTCGTGATGCGAATCAACTGA
- a CDS encoding AraC family transcriptional regulator, translated as MSDPLSEVIALLQPSTVYSKRISGAGAWGVRYSAFGQPSFCAVLEGRCRLEVDNERAITLEQGDFVLLPTTPGFVQSGFLPVKPQQLTPRMGDSPQGEVRYGERGGRPDVRLLGGYFVFDSADATLLVSLLPRLVHIRGIARLARIVQLVGDEALERRAGRELVLKRLVEVLLIEALRAAPGHDAPPGLLRGLADPRLAPAIREMHRHVSRQWTVAQLAKVSALSRSAFFDRFTKTVGKAPMEYLLAWRMAVARDLLRQDKHSVSEVAERVGYSSARAFSTAFSRHIGQPPSHYARLRDAA; from the coding sequence ATGAGCGACCCGCTGTCCGAAGTCATCGCGCTGCTGCAACCCAGCACCGTGTACTCGAAGCGCATCAGCGGCGCTGGCGCATGGGGCGTGCGGTACTCCGCCTTCGGCCAGCCCAGCTTCTGCGCGGTGTTGGAGGGCCGGTGCCGACTCGAGGTCGACAACGAGCGCGCCATCACGCTCGAGCAGGGGGACTTCGTGCTGCTGCCGACGACACCCGGGTTCGTACAGTCCGGGTTTCTGCCGGTGAAGCCGCAGCAGCTCACCCCGCGGATGGGCGATTCTCCGCAGGGCGAGGTGCGCTACGGCGAGCGTGGCGGGCGGCCCGATGTGCGGCTGCTCGGTGGCTACTTCGTGTTCGACTCCGCCGACGCGACGTTGCTGGTGTCACTCCTGCCGAGGCTCGTGCACATCCGTGGCATTGCGCGGCTGGCTCGGATCGTCCAACTGGTAGGCGACGAAGCGCTGGAGCGCCGCGCCGGACGCGAGCTGGTGCTCAAGCGATTGGTGGAAGTGCTGCTGATCGAAGCGCTGCGCGCTGCTCCGGGCCATGACGCGCCGCCCGGTCTGCTGCGCGGTCTGGCCGACCCGCGGCTCGCGCCCGCGATCCGCGAGATGCACAGACACGTGTCCCGCCAGTGGACCGTGGCGCAGCTTGCGAAGGTGTCGGCGCTCTCCCGCTCGGCGTTCTTCGACCGCTTCACGAAGACGGTCGGGAAGGCGCCCATGGAGTACCTGCTGGCGTGGCGCATGGCCGTCGCGCGCGACCTCCTGCGGCAGGACAAACACAGCGTCTCGGAGGTCGCGGAGCGCGTCGGGTATTCGTCCGCCAGGGCCTTCAGCACGGCGTTCAGCCGACACATCGGCCAGCCTCCGAGTCATTACGCCCGGCTGCGAGATGCCGCTTGA
- a CDS encoding alpha/beta hydrolase fold domain-containing protein produces the protein MSRISSDSRIDPCIKAAFGTMPDAPNPGDVVSREVLLAEQRTEAAREAYAAQSAMFAMMDTEAVAPSRGLRITTERFVSAPDGNTLQVLFIRPDTSERVPCVCYLHGGAMQFWSCFDGLYKAWGRLIAAQGVAVAMIDFRNALIASSAPEVAPFPAGLNDCVSGVKWVHAQAARLGVDPSRIVVAGESGGGNLTLATGLRLLRDGDDGVIKGLYAFSPYLAGRWPSSPSSTENNGILLQLHNNRGAMAYGIDALERRDPLAWPGFATDADVKGLPPTVIHVNECDPLRDEGVDFYRLLVRNGVRARCRQIMGMVHAAEIFPAVCPDVSRDAARDLAAFATL, from the coding sequence TTGTCACGAATCAGCAGCGATTCGCGCATCGACCCCTGCATCAAAGCCGCGTTCGGGACAATGCCCGACGCGCCCAACCCCGGCGACGTGGTCAGCCGGGAGGTGCTGCTGGCGGAGCAGCGGACCGAGGCCGCGCGCGAGGCCTACGCCGCGCAGAGCGCGATGTTCGCGATGATGGACACCGAAGCCGTGGCTCCCTCGCGGGGGTTGCGCATCACCACCGAGCGGTTCGTGTCCGCGCCCGACGGCAACACCCTCCAGGTGCTCTTCATTCGCCCCGACACGAGCGAGCGCGTGCCGTGCGTCTGCTACCTCCATGGCGGAGCGATGCAGTTCTGGTCGTGCTTCGATGGCCTCTACAAGGCATGGGGCCGCCTCATCGCCGCGCAGGGCGTCGCGGTGGCGATGATCGACTTCCGCAATGCGCTCATCGCCTCGAGCGCGCCCGAGGTCGCGCCTTTCCCCGCCGGGCTGAATGACTGCGTCTCGGGCGTCAAGTGGGTGCACGCGCAGGCGGCGCGGCTCGGGGTCGACCCATCGAGAATCGTGGTGGCTGGCGAGAGCGGCGGTGGCAACCTCACCCTGGCCACCGGGCTCAGGCTGCTCCGCGACGGAGACGACGGCGTCATCAAGGGGCTCTACGCGTTCTCGCCGTACCTCGCGGGTCGCTGGCCGTCGTCGCCGTCATCGACCGAGAACAACGGCATTCTGCTCCAGCTCCACAACAACCGCGGCGCGATGGCGTACGGCATCGATGCGCTGGAGAGGCGCGACCCGCTCGCGTGGCCCGGCTTCGCCACCGACGCGGACGTGAAGGGCCTGCCACCCACCGTCATTCACGTCAACGAGTGCGACCCGCTGCGCGACGAGGGCGTCGACTTCTACCGGCTGCTCGTGAGGAACGGGGTGCGCGCCCGATGCCGGCAGATCATGGGCATGGTGCACGCCGCCGAGATCTTCCCCGCGGTGTGCCCCGACGTGAGCCGTGACGCGGCTCGCGATCTCGCCGCGTTCGCCACGCTCTGA
- a CDS encoding putative quinol monooxygenase yields MKATYGFHATMTAREGKGDELVETLLSAVGGDGPAANPNCVFFLVARSAADRDVVHVTEGWTSKEAHAANFGTETSKLFTAKLAVLIGGEAKYSDDVPVGGRFNL; encoded by the coding sequence ATGAAAGCGACGTACGGATTTCACGCGACGATGACCGCCCGCGAGGGGAAGGGCGATGAGCTGGTCGAGACCCTGCTGAGCGCGGTCGGAGGCGACGGGCCCGCGGCGAACCCGAATTGTGTGTTCTTCCTCGTGGCGCGCTCGGCGGCCGACCGCGACGTCGTGCACGTCACCGAGGGTTGGACCTCGAAGGAAGCGCACGCCGCGAACTTCGGCACCGAGACGTCGAAGTTGTTCACCGCGAAGCTGGCGGTGCTCATCGGCGGCGAGGCGAAGTACTCCGACGACGTGCCCGTGGGCGGCAGATTCAACCTCTGA
- a CDS encoding SDR family NAD(P)-dependent oxidoreductase, with product MDVADEPRHRALRPVDAARHANNAGIGGGMAFSEVTEAYFDQMMLTNFKGPFFLTQKLAPLLREGGQIVNVSSRSTALTSAGFSVYGATKAALTTVTRYWAKELAPRQIRVNSVSPGPLLTNLADSAFARHPEYIEPLAANTLLGRIAQPDDIGEVIAMLLSNACRYVTATDIDVSGGFMV from the coding sequence CTGGACGTCGCCGACGAGCCTCGGCACCGGGCTCTCCGGCCCGTCGATGCGGCTCGCCACGCCAACAACGCCGGCATTGGCGGAGGGATGGCCTTCAGCGAGGTCACCGAGGCGTACTTCGATCAGATGATGCTGACGAACTTCAAGGGGCCGTTCTTTCTCACGCAGAAGCTCGCACCGCTGCTCCGGGAAGGAGGACAGATCGTCAACGTGTCGTCGCGCTCGACCGCGCTGACGTCGGCGGGCTTCTCGGTCTATGGCGCGACCAAGGCGGCGCTGACGACGGTGACGCGCTATTGGGCGAAGGAGCTCGCGCCACGCCAGATTCGAGTCAACAGCGTCTCGCCCGGGCCGCTCCTCACCAACCTCGCCGACTCGGCCTTCGCCAGACACCCTGAGTACATCGAGCCACTCGCGGCGAACACGCTGCTCGGTCGCATCGCGCAGCCTGACGACATCGGTGAGGTCATCGCCATGTTGCTCTCCAATGCCTGCCGCTACGTCACGGCGACCGACATCGATGTGTCGGGAGGCTTCATGGTGTGA
- a CDS encoding kelch repeat-containing protein → MTLARGFHTAVLLANDKVLVTGGDVDGSTSARAEVYSPASGTWTATGDMFSPPRCTTWATEASREDTPGRPSFAIPLWGRHAGGRPDPVDMGERVMEPQHFAQEKQRLLLEVVAGCAGAVCLPAGPVPGP, encoded by the coding sequence ATGACCCTGGCTCGCGGCTTCCACACGGCCGTGCTCCTGGCCAACGACAAGGTGCTCGTGACGGGCGGTGACGTGGACGGCTCCACGAGCGCACGTGCCGAGGTCTACAGCCCGGCCTCGGGCACCTGGACGGCCACCGGAGACATGTTCTCACCGCCGAGGTGTACGACGTGGGCGACTGAGGCCTCGCGCGAGGACACGCCAGGCCGGCCGAGCTTTGCAATCCCCCTTTGGGGTAGGCATGCGGGGGGTCGTCCCGACCCGGTGGACATGGGGGAGCGTGTCATGGAGCCGCAGCACTTCGCGCAGGAGAAGCAGCGGCTGCTGCTCGAGGTCGTCGCTGGATGCGCTGGCGCTGTGTGTCTCCCGGCCGGGCCGGTTCCCGGACCATGA
- a CDS encoding tetratricopeptide repeat protein, producing the protein MALSEEEARLLRRAVDPDPSHRPRFSDLATVFPVPKYPAARDTEFVTQWNANDRGTALLALGRHPEAIAEFAKALRPESPALMNIATSASQAGLVELANAAYTTLLNGNPHPQARANYAAHVLRYAVREKYEEGLQQCDKCLEVDPRNLTALSNKAALLNSLERYEEAFDAAEAVRSIDPKMPQAQFELAWAASKLNRYSKALSTAKDIVRNYPEFERAAELLRSLENQKKRK; encoded by the coding sequence GTGGCTCTTTCGGAGGAAGAGGCCCGCCTGCTACGGCGAGCAGTTGATCCCGATCCGAGTCATCGTCCCCGGTTTTCCGATCTTGCAACCGTTTTTCCTGTACCGAAGTACCCGGCCGCGAGAGACACGGAATTTGTCACTCAGTGGAACGCGAACGATAGAGGCACTGCACTCCTCGCACTCGGGCGGCATCCAGAAGCGATCGCGGAGTTCGCGAAGGCGCTCCGTCCTGAATCACCTGCGCTAATGAACATAGCAACGTCGGCATCTCAAGCAGGGCTGGTGGAGCTTGCTAACGCGGCCTACACAACGCTTCTTAACGGGAATCCCCACCCTCAGGCCCGTGCGAACTACGCAGCGCATGTGCTCCGGTACGCGGTGAGGGAGAAGTACGAAGAAGGCCTTCAGCAGTGTGATAAATGCCTCGAAGTCGATCCACGAAATCTAACAGCGCTGAGCAACAAGGCGGCACTGCTTAACTCGTTGGAGCGATATGAGGAAGCTTTCGATGCCGCCGAGGCAGTTCGATCAATCGACCCAAAGATGCCGCAAGCCCAGTTCGAGCTTGCATGGGCGGCGTCGAAGCTGAATCGCTACTCGAAGGCTTTGAGTACTGCGAAGGATATTGTTAGGAATTATCCTGAGTTCGAGAGAGCTGCTGAGCTCCTGCGATCACTGGAGAATCAGAAGAAGCGGAAATGA
- a CDS encoding serine/threonine-protein kinase, which yields MSGKKSKARRRQLLSNAVRVENIWEEHSYLVGRCACGGDLVAIRFELVRGPAVTHERCEARCACCLRRHNILFDVSEIFRNGRPLEVQDWYATAWPPVTQGPYARRERELEIKLRRVTEEASFSQLTSEQMQQAIGKVYREHGARLLGRYEVLGARTGAFGQVYLCLDTAADSRMVVCKLAVSSENVDLESIRREASVWLGLGEHPNIVSLYDIKTRTEHQVVLVLEAVHPGPQGRTTLSDWIKAKALREQEKRSILGGVVAGMLYCHERIFGFVHADLKPENILISHGFRAKITDFGLARASAMPGLPLGQGFGTPLYLAPECWDSRPPSEASDVYAFGLLAIETLTGKHPFEQSTDRDALR from the coding sequence ATGTCCGGAAAGAAGAGTAAGGCGAGGCGGAGGCAACTTCTATCAAATGCTGTGCGTGTTGAGAACATCTGGGAGGAGCATTCATATCTTGTCGGTCGCTGTGCCTGTGGCGGTGACCTCGTTGCGATTCGATTTGAACTCGTCCGTGGCCCCGCAGTAACCCATGAGAGATGTGAAGCCCGCTGCGCCTGCTGTTTGCGAAGGCACAATATTCTTTTTGACGTTTCTGAAATATTCAGAAACGGGAGGCCTCTAGAGGTCCAGGATTGGTACGCAACGGCATGGCCGCCCGTTACACAAGGCCCATATGCTCGAAGGGAGCGCGAGCTCGAGATCAAACTCCGAAGAGTCACAGAAGAAGCAAGCTTCAGCCAACTTACATCAGAACAGATGCAACAGGCGATTGGGAAAGTCTATCGAGAGCACGGTGCGCGACTACTGGGGCGGTATGAAGTTCTTGGCGCTCGGACCGGCGCTTTTGGTCAGGTATATCTATGCCTCGATACTGCTGCTGACTCGCGTATGGTCGTGTGCAAACTCGCGGTGAGTTCTGAGAACGTTGACCTTGAGTCAATCCGACGTGAGGCGTCCGTCTGGCTTGGGCTCGGCGAACATCCGAACATCGTCTCTCTCTATGACATCAAGACGCGCACCGAGCATCAGGTTGTTCTCGTGTTGGAAGCCGTTCATCCGGGACCTCAGGGCCGGACGACCTTGTCTGATTGGATAAAGGCGAAGGCGCTTCGTGAACAAGAGAAGCGATCAATATTGGGCGGCGTTGTAGCAGGAATGCTCTATTGTCATGAGAGAATTTTTGGATTCGTTCATGCAGATCTCAAACCAGAGAACATCCTCATCAGCCACGGCTTCCGCGCGAAGATCACAGACTTCGGCTTGGCGCGCGCCAGCGCTATGCCCGGCCTGCCTCTAGGCCAAGGTTTTGGGACACCTCTATACCTCGCCCCCGAGTGTTGGGATAGTCGCCCGCCATCTGAAGCATCAGATGTATACGCCTTCGGCCTTCTCGCGATCGAAACGCTCACTGGCAAGCACCCGTTCGAACAGTCAACGGACCGAGACGCTCTTCGTTGA
- a CDS encoding tyrosine-type recombinase/integrase, with protein MRHIYGSHLTMWGVPLKVIQALMGHATIEMSMRYAHLAPEARESAGQQLDLPVR; from the coding sequence GTGAGGCACATCTATGGCAGCCACCTCACCATGTGGGGTGTCCCGCTCAAGGTCATCCAGGCGCTGATGGGCCATGCGACCATCGAGATGTCCATGCGGTACGCCCACCTCGCGCCCGAGGCCCGGGAGAGCGCCGGGCAGCAGCTCGACCTGCCCGTGCGCTAG
- a CDS encoding DUF2381 family protein → MLPPSPGAVLLAALLAGAAQAAEPPLVPPCVATARFDLAAGSPEGALEVCASADEPTTFFFDSRLAVEAVEFQPENRLADWSVGKEGLSLNVIPKTGYLPGERVRVTVRFADGALPATASFWLVGHASRGTRRVEVFRQPRPPEVLKKERDEAQAEARQCQEDKARILAEREGPGGLMEAAWLEGAGVVASKDIELDLRKRPATALGLDDAWSYSYTRTKETRPASVAVRLLLLNPGTEPWTLAGAALVDSTGEEVELTRWQQEPIPANGAGAVVVGIEGESAQLGCPCTLKLWEAGGPRTVTLGNVTFPEGKARAQ, encoded by the coding sequence GTGCTGCCCCCCTCTCCCGGTGCCGTCCTGCTGGCCGCCCTGCTCGCTGGTGCTGCGCAAGCCGCAGAGCCGCCCCTCGTCCCCCCCTGTGTCGCGACGGCGCGTTTTGACTTGGCCGCAGGCTCTCCGGAGGGAGCGCTGGAAGTGTGCGCTAGCGCGGACGAGCCGACGACGTTCTTCTTTGACTCCCGCCTCGCCGTGGAAGCGGTTGAGTTTCAGCCAGAGAACCGCCTTGCGGATTGGTCCGTAGGTAAAGAGGGCCTGAGCCTCAACGTCATTCCCAAGACGGGTTATCTGCCGGGGGAACGGGTTCGTGTGACGGTGCGCTTCGCGGATGGCGCGCTTCCGGCAACCGCGAGCTTTTGGCTCGTGGGTCATGCGTCAAGAGGGACGCGCCGCGTGGAGGTGTTCCGGCAGCCGCGCCCGCCCGAGGTGCTCAAGAAGGAGCGTGACGAAGCACAGGCCGAAGCGCGCCAGTGTCAAGAGGACAAGGCGCGGATTCTGGCCGAGCGTGAGGGACCGGGCGGACTCATGGAAGCCGCGTGGCTGGAGGGGGCCGGGGTAGTGGCGTCCAAGGACATTGAGCTGGATCTGAGGAAGCGGCCAGCCACCGCGCTCGGGCTCGATGACGCCTGGAGCTACAGCTACACACGCACCAAGGAGACTCGCCCGGCAAGCGTGGCTGTGCGGCTGCTCCTCTTAAACCCCGGCACGGAGCCCTGGACGCTGGCGGGGGCGGCGCTGGTGGACTCGACGGGGGAAGAGGTGGAGCTTACCCGGTGGCAGCAGGAGCCCATTCCCGCGAATGGGGCCGGTGCCGTCGTGGTGGGCATCGAGGGGGAGAGCGCGCAGCTCGGCTGCCCCTGTACCCTCAAGCTGTGGGAGGCAGGCGGGCCGCGTACCGTCACCCTCGGGAACGTCACCTTCCCGGAGGGCAAAGCCAGGGCGCAGTAA